In Raphanus sativus cultivar WK10039 chromosome 5, ASM80110v3, whole genome shotgun sequence, the following proteins share a genomic window:
- the LOC108860363 gene encoding uncharacterized protein LOC108860363 has product MRTPTSLLTFNQKIVLHCKKLLIRLTSNRPRRHYRHLKLHKTSSSSSSSEKKPTRVVSSFFLTFQKKKQKKEKIKRLNELRSFSDSVSDKKAESRKKAFPSSLKTSCIGQGKAHSQKVSQDLDAPRNSTTAFLP; this is encoded by the coding sequence ATGAGAACCCCAACATCATTACTTACATTCAACCAGAAGATTGTGCTGCATTGCAAAAAACTCCTGATCAGACTCACCAGTAACCGTCCCAGACGCCATTACCGACATTTGAAACTTCACAagacttcatcatcatcatcatcgtctgaGAAGAAACCCACCAGAGTAGTGTCTTCTTTTTTCCTTACCTTCcaaaagaagaagcagaagaaggagaagataaAGCGGCTTAACGAGCTCAGGAGTTTCTCCGATTCCGTGAGTGATAAGAAGGCTGAATCAAGAAAGAAGGCATTTCCATCTAGTCTCAAGACATCTTGCATTGGTCAAGGTAAGGCACATTCACAAAAAGTCTCACAAGATCTTGATGCACCTAGAAACAGCACAACCGCATTCCTCCCATGA